The DNA region AATGAGACCTGTCATACTTTTTCCTATCTCGCCACATCTTTTTTCCACCGGTCACACAGTTTTTTTCTCCAATGTGttctttatttttctttttctgaatGGTAGGCAAGTCAAAATCTTTTGCTGGGAAACATACCACAGGAAATGAAGCCCGTACTAGGCCCATAAAATCAGTCCGTGCAATTGCAGCAGTGCAAGCAAACTGGGCCGCATGGGTCTACGGTTGCATGGCCCCAGGCCGTTAGAGGGGCCCGCGGCAGAGGCCACGTCGCATTCAGAAAGGACGCGTCACCTACTTTATACCCATGgactgccggccgccgcgccgggaCCTTCGAACAGCGACGCCACTCCGGGCCCACGCCCGCCCtcaggctatctccagcgatatcctccaaatcccatcctctacatccttcatttacagaattctctacaagattctcttctctatatctcatttctctccaacaacgttctctaaatctcgttctctatacattaaaccctatattagaaacgtattttgttccaaatttttatacgtacgtatttatcatacctcaaacgctatggacatattttatttttatttaattcagtgtttgaaacgtaaagaaaaaatagagaagaggagagagaatctctatatacagaggaaacctgtagggttctctattttagaggaccatttagagaacgctgctggagcaatagagaacgggAACGCTGCTGGAGACAGCCTCGGAAGAACACCGCCGCCTCATCCACCTGTCGAGCATCCGGCCCACCGCCTCGCCGCGTCGCTCCAAGCCTGCCGTCGCCGACGTCGCGTCGCTTGGCCTCCAAGTCCCACATCCCTTCCTCACTTCGTCGCTTTCGCGTCGACGCCGCGACTGCGACCGAGGAATTCTCTATTCGATCCGGTCTGGTTTGGTTAGAGTTCGCAGTCTTCTGATTGGGGGTTGGTCGCTCGGTTCTTCTCCGGGAGACTCCTTTGCTCTGAAGTCGCCATTTTCGGGAGGTCTTGGTCGGGTGTGTGTGCTGCAAATGGAGGAGAGGTACGAGGCGCTGAAGGAGCTGGGAGCCGGTAACTTCGGGGTAGCCAGGCTGGTCAGGGATAAGCGGACCAAGGAGCTCGTCGCCGTCAAGTACATCGAGAGGGGCAAGAAGGTACGCAGCAGTCTCGCGGCTTTGGTCTTTGGTTTCCCGTTCATGCTTGATTTTGGGGTTTGCTGCTTCGGAATTAGGAATGGTAGGGTGTTGCAGGGTCGTTTCATGGTGAGAAAAATGGGGGTTTCAGTCTACAAAGTGCCCCTGACTTGATGTTTTTTTATGTGTGTGGTGTTTCTTGGATAGTGTTTTGACTTTTGAGCTATGTATCCGTGCAGATTGATGAGAATGTGCAGAGGGAGATCATCAATCACCAGTCGCTCCGGCACCCTAACATCGTTCGGTTCAAGGAGGTAATTCAAAAAAATTGAACTCATCGTTTGATTGATTAGCTTTATCTGTTGATTTTATCGAATTGAATTCATGACGTTTGATGGTTCTGAAATCTGAAAATCTGAACTGAGAAGTATGCCTACAAAGTAAAAGTGGTACTCTTTTTGGGAGATAAGGGATAGTATgttgttttctttttttaaaaacgTAAATGGAAGGAGCTCTGCCTTTCAGTTCTAGTATGTTGTTTTCGGCTGTTCGCATCTGTCCTATGTTTAGCAGCACTGAATTCACTATTAGCGGAGCTGCACAAAGCAACAAACTATTATCATTTGATAGTTATCAGAGCAGTTTCAGAGGCATCCTATTTTACTCTGCAGTATAAGCCTAGCTAAATCATTTTCGAACACTGAGAAATTTATCATCTTAGGACCAAATTGAATGACAAGTTCATCGTTTGTTCTGCGAATCAATGGGTAACAGGTTTGTTTAACACCCACACATCTCGCCATTGTAATGGAATATGCTGCTGGTGGAGAGCTCTTCGAGAAAATCTGCACCGCGGGGAGATTCAGTGAAGATGAGGTTCCCTTTGGCCCTACTTCTCCTATCCTGAGCTTATGTTCCTCGCCCCAAACCATGTCTGACTAATATTTTGTGTTTCCTTTGTTGTTAATGTCAATAGTCCAGGTATTTCTTTCAGCAGCTGATATCAGGGGTCAGCTACTGCCATTCCATGGTATGGTTTTGCTTCAAACAGTCCACAAAGTTTATGAATAGCAGCGCACAAGAGTTGATGAAATGCAAATGTGAATGCAGGAAATTTGTCACCGTGATCTTAAACTTGAGAACACCCTCCTTGATGGGAGTCCAACACCTCGTGTGAAAATTTGTGACTTTGGTTACTCAAAGGTGCTATATATGGATATTGCAACTAGCTCTGTTCTGCATCTTAACTTTACCAGTAACTGACTTCTTTTGTGTCGTTGAATCAGTTATAAACTTCGCTTGTGTGCTTTTCAGTCTGCCTTGCTGCACTCAAAACCAAAATCAACAGTTGGCACTCCAGCTTACATAGCGCCTGAGGTTCTTTCAAGAAAGGAGTATGATGGCAAGGTGAATGACTTATTgccatttcttttcttcttctttttttgacAATCCCAAGTTCTCCACTTTATTATGTATCAACTATTGCACTATCTACAGAAAGTTTTGAATTCTTTTTGTGAGAACTGAGCTAAAGGATATTGCTAGTTTAGTGCCTTCAGTTTTCATATCTTTGATTGAGGACTTGAGTTTGGAATCCTTCACAGAATATTGTTTTGTCACTAAAAGCAAGCAGATATGCTGCTCCGGAAGTACATGAACTGTATTCTTTTTCTAACATTGAGTGACCACAGTAATATAGCATTTAAGTTCTAATCAATTCATTGTGGCACTACCACTGAAAATGCTTACACTGAAGACAAGCAGGGATATGAAGTTGTTGTGTGCTTCCATGGAAGCGTTTAGACTTCTGAACTTTCTGAAACATTACACGGTTACCTTTCAACTCTGCATGTTGTGACAAAACTCATTCAATTCATCCAGGTAGCAGATGTTTGGTCCTGCGGCGTGACACTGTATGTAATGCTCGTGGGATCATATCCATTTGAAGATCCCGAGGATCCAAGGAACTTCCGCAAAACGATCAGCGTAATCATCTCATTCATATCCTTTCCCATTCTGTTGGTTGTCACAACTTGCTTCAATCGCTTGTTTGGCGAATCTGAAAGCATGGAACTCTGAAAGCAATGCAAAATGTGCGTCTTGTGCCTGACAGAGAATTCTTGGCGTGCAATACTCCATCCCGGATTATGTGAGAGTGTCTTCAGACTGCAGACGCCTTCTGTCTCAAATTTTCGTCTCCGATCCTTCAAAGGTACTTCCTCTTTCCGTGTTCAGGAAAGCCAAGTTACCCTGACCTTCAGATTGTTCCAAGAGGCAAATACGTGAGACTGACTGACAAAGTGAATCCTTCTGAAACTCTTGTCTTGCTGAAGAGGATCACGATCCCGGAGATAAAGAAGCACCCGTGGTTCCTGAAGAACCTGCCGCGGGAGATCTCGGAGTGGGAGAAGGCCAACTACAAGGACACGGAGCCCGCCGAGCCGGCTCAGGCCGTGGACGAGATCATGCGGATCGTCCAGGAGGCCAAGACCCCCGGCGACATGTCCAAGGTGGTGGACCCGGCGCTGCTCGCCGAGATGGCCGCGCTGGAGAGCGACGAGGAAGAGGCCGACGCCGAGGACACCTACTGATCAGTGATCAGCTCTTCCATGCAGCTCATCATGGGACCTTCGTGCTGCATATGGACGGGCATGATCGAGGAACGGGGATACGGTGCCGCTGAACCTAACCAACAATAAGGAATGTCGAGTGTGCGTGTGGTAAGGAATGTTGCATTGTTACTCTGTATAGCAGCTGTATAATTGTACATTGCATGGCACGGGATTAACTAGGGTGCAGTGATTGACAATGATAAATAAAAGTAAAGAAGTTGGGTTTGTGTACGGTACGTGCCGGACGGGCGGTCCAGCTGCACGCCATCGTTTTTGTTTTGCACGATATTTTGGCAAAACGTGTACGAATCTCAAAGCACCCTTTGCGCCCACCCCTTGTGCAGTGCGAAATACTCCCAACTCCAACCTGCCTAAAAATTAAACTGCTAGCGAAAGTGAAAGGGTAAAAACCCTACAAACTACCGAGAAGCCGCCAGGAAATCCTGTGCTCCGGACTTCCAGAATCCAGATCCAATGGTCCATAATCCTTGTGCTCCTGTGCCCTCTGCCACGCGCCGCCACATGCACGCACCGGACACATGGGTGACGCGCTGATGGACGCGTTCCATGCAAAACGTTTCGCGGCAACAGACTTCGCCGCGCCCGCCTCCTTCCCTCTCGTCGCGACGCCGCCTCGCTCCCTAGACTCGATCTCCACTCCATCGCCACGGCCACCGCCACAATGGCGTCCCTGCCCATTGCGCCGCCGGCTCCCGCCATTGCCCCGCGCTCCCTCGTCCCGCGgacgaggccgcggcggcggtgccccacgacggcgcgcgcggccacTGCGGGGCCGGGCGAGTGGGCGCCGGGCAGCTggcgcgcgcgccccgcgcggCAGATCCCGGAGTACCCCGATCAGGCCGCGCTGGAGGGCGCGGAGCGCTCGCTGGAGGCCTTCCCGCCTCTGGTGTTCGCGGGAGAGGTGCGGAAGCTGGAGGAGCGGCTCGGGGAGGCGGCCATGGGACGGGCGTTCCTCCTGCAGGGCGGCGACTGCGCCGAGAGCTTCAAGGATTTCGGCGCCAACAACATCCGCGACACGTTCCGGCTCATGCTGCAGATGGCCGTCGTCCTCACCTTCGGCGGTCAGATGCCCACCATCAAGGTCGTTATTCCTTCATTCATGGTTCACCAATCAGCAGTCACCACCCCGcgtcctctcccctcccctgaTCCAAT from Panicum hallii strain FIL2 chromosome 9, PHallii_v3.1, whole genome shotgun sequence includes:
- the LOC112878272 gene encoding serine/threonine-protein kinase SAPK3 translates to MEERYEALKELGAGNFGVARLVRDKRTKELVAVKYIERGKKIDENVQREIINHQSLRHPNIVRFKEVCLTPTHLAIVMEYAAGGELFEKICTAGRFSEDESRYFFQQLISGVSYCHSMEICHRDLKLENTLLDGSPTPRVKICDFGYSKSALLHSKPKSTVGTPAYIAPEVLSRKEYDGKVADVWSCGVTLYVMLVGSYPFEDPEDPRNFRKTISRILGVQYSIPDYVRVSSDCRRLLSQIFVSDPSKRITIPEIKKHPWFLKNLPREISEWEKANYKDTEPAEPAQAVDEIMRIVQEAKTPGDMSKVVDPALLAEMAALESDEEEADAEDTY